GAATAAAAACGCCAATATAGCAGATGTTCTCACTGGTTTACTCCTAAGGGATCTTGAATTAAGCTGCCTTCGGCAGCAACTTATGAAAAAAACAGAGCAATGCAGGGCAAGATTTTAGCCTTGCAAAGGCGCAAACCTAAAAGGTTCTCCCTACGTAATTGAAATTCCTAATCCTTATTATATTTCACTCTTTTTATTTTTGAGAAATAAATTTTTTTTCTTTTATTTTTTGAATGAGCTCTTTATATGATGATTTCAGTAAGATAGTGTTGAATTGACTACGGTAATTATTGATTAAACTTACACCTTCAATAATTACGTCATAAATCTTCCATTTTCCCTGATTATTAATTAAGCGATAATCTATCAATATTTCTGTATTGTTCTTCGTAATAAATTTTGTTTGTACCGTAGAGTAATTTTTATCTTGTTTTTCGGTTATATAAACTATTTTTTCTCCAGAATAGGTGTCAGTTTTTCCTATATAGGAATCTTTGAGAATTACGGTAAATAATTCTACAAATTCTTTTTTTTCTTCAGGAGAGCGTTTTTTCCAGTACTGACCAAGAGTTCTTTTCGACATCTCTTCAAAATTAAAAATGGGTGAAATCTCATTCCACAGTCTTTGCTTCCGTTCTTGTGCCTTGTCTGCTCCTTGCAGAGATGTATCTTTCAGAATAATTAAACCACTATCTATGGTATTCATAAGTAGTTTTCCTGGTTCTCCCTGTTCGCCTGCTATGAGAAAAGTGGATATCGAGAGAACTATACCAAAAAATATTGCTGGTAGAACCTTTCTGCATTTCATAATCTTCACTCCTTTATTTTCCCAAAAACGAGATTTCCTATCAATTTTTCTAAATCTATTGGTGGTTCTGTCTCATACAAAGTACCGCCAGGTTCTATTAATGTATCTGATCCTCCGGGTGTGATTTCTACATACTTCTCTCCCAGAAGTCCTTTTGTTCGGATAGAGGCAATAGCATCTTCCTGGAGTTTTACATCATCCCGAATCAATAAGGTGACTACTGATTCATAATTAACAAGTTTAATAGTATTAACCTTACCCACTTCAACACCTGATATTTCTACTCCGGTATTTTTTTTAAGGCCTTTAACCGTAGTAAAAACGGCTTTTACCGGATAATAATGATCGCCTAAAAGATTGATATTCCCAAATTTTACAGAGATATAACCCATACAGAGCAGGCCAAAAAAAATAAAGATTCCAACAGCAATTTCAACATCGAATTTCTTCATAATATTTGTTACCTTTTTAGAGTATTGAGAATATAGTTATTTTATAACAATAGGGCCTTCCAATTCAGCGTGAATGAACTGATGAATTACAGGATCTTTTGAACCCTTTATTTCTTCCGGAGTACCTGCAGCGAGTATTTTTCCATCATATAACATAGCAACCCGATCTACCATAGAAAAAATTTCTGGAACCTCATGTGTTACTATAATAGCGGTAAAATTAAGGTTCTTCTGACATGTTCTGATCAAGTTATGTACTGCTTTGCCTATAAGGGGATCAAGACCAGTTGTTGGCTCATCAAAAAGGACTATTTCAGGGTGCATAACCAGACATCGGGCAAGGGCTACTCTTTTTCTCATACCGCCGCTTATCTGGGCTGGGTATTTGTTTTCCTCACCGGTAAGGCCTACCCTGGCGAGTTCATGAAACACAGCATTCCTGATTTGCGAAGCCTTCATTTTTGTCTTTTCTTCAAGGGGAAACGCAACATTTTCAAATACAGTAAGGGAATCAAAAAGGGCGCCTCCCTGAAAAACAACACCAAATCGTTCTTTTAATTGTTTCAGGGACTTTCCTCTTAACCTGCTAATATCCTGGTTATCCAGTAATATCTTACCCTCATCAGGCTTTATCAAACCAATAACAAGCTTTAGAAGTACCGATTTTCCCGTTCCACTGCCTCCAATTAAGGCAAGGATTTGTCCTTTTTCTACTTCTAAATTAATTCCTTGAAGTACCTTACGGCCGTTAAAACTTTTATATAAATCGATGACTTTAATCATAGATAACCACTAAGCAACTAATAAAGACGTCATAAAATAATCCCATACCAGAATCATAACCGAAGAAAGCACTACCGCCTGTGTAGTTGCCTTGCTTACACCTTCTGCCCCGTATCCGGTAAAATATCCCTTATAACAGCCTATCCATGTTATCAAGATACCAAAACTCAGGGACTTATAGAAACCCTCGATGATATCCTTCATGGTAACGAAATCCCTAATTCCACCAAAATAGGTTCCCCCTGATATACTCATAAGCCCTACGCCCACAGCATATCCTCCAAAAATGCCAACCACAACAAAAATAGCATTTAAGAGAGGAAGAGATATTATGCCTGCAAGTAAATTAGGAATAATGAGATATTTATAAGGATTTAAGGCCATAGCGTCAAGCGCATCAATTTGTTCGGTTATTCTCATAATGCCAATCTCCGCCGTTAGCGCAGAGCCCGCACATCCGGTAACCATCAAAGCAGAGATAACCGGTCCTAGTTCTCTGATCAACGATAAGGCTACGACAGGGCCTAAACTGGTTTCAGCACCGAATTTCACTAAGGCATAATACGTTTGCAATGCCAAAACCATCCCGGTAAATGAACCTGTCAAAACAACAACGGAAGTACTTTTTACACCGATAAAATAAATTTGCTTAATAATTCTCCGTATTAAGTAAGGGGAGAAGAACATCCAGAATATGGATCGTGCGAGGAAGCACGTCATGCTTCCTAATTCCCTTATGAATTTATGGAGGTAATTTCCGATAATCTTAAATGGGGTAAAGATAAAATTCATAGCAAAAATCTAAATTTACGTTAAAGAAATTCAATCTGTAGTGGCAAGGCGCGTCTTGCCACTGCTGTTATAAAAGTTACGTAGGGCAACTCTTTATGGTTGCTCTCTCCCGTGCGCACATTTATGCGGGGAAGCAAGGCTAAAGCCTTGCCCTACATCGACTCTATTTTTTACCAGAGGCAAACTGATTTTACTGTTTTAGGCCAAATATAAACAA
The genomic region above belongs to Candidatus Jettenia caeni and contains:
- a CDS encoding ABC transporter ATP-binding component codes for the protein MIKVIDLYKSFNGRKVLQGINLEVEKGQILALIGGSGTGKSVLLKLVIGLIKPDEGKILLDNQDISRLRGKSLKQLKERFGVVFQGGALFDSLTVFENVAFPLEEKTKMKASQIRNAVFHELARVGLTGEENKYPAQISGGMRKRVALARCLVMHPEIVLFDEPTTGLDPLIGKAVHNLIRTCQKNLNFTAIIVTHEVPEIFSMVDRVAMLYDGKILAAGTPEEIKGSKDPVIHQFIHAELEGPIVIK
- a CDS encoding ABC transporter permease component, whose protein sequence is MNFIFTPFKIIGNYLHKFIRELGSMTCFLARSIFWMFFSPYLIRRIIKQIYFIGVKSTSVVVLTGSFTGMVLALQTYYALVKFGAETSLGPVVALSLIRELGPVISALMVTGCAGSALTAEIGIMRITEQIDALDAMALNPYKYLIIPNLLAGIISLPLLNAIFVVVGIFGGYAVGVGLMSISGGTYFGGIRDFVTMKDIIEGFYKSLSFGILITWIGCYKGYFTGYGAEGVSKATTQAVVLSSVMILVWDYFMTSLLVA
- a CDS encoding ABC transporter substrate binding component, with product MKKFDVEIAVGIFIFFGLLCMGYISVKFGNINLLGDHYYPVKAVFTTVKGLKKNTGVEISGVEVGKVNTIKLVNYESVVTLLIRDDVKLQEDAIASIRTKGLLGEKYVEITPGGSDTLIEPGGTLYETEPPIDLEKLIGNLVFGKIKE